The following proteins come from a genomic window of Nautilia profundicola AmH:
- the trpB gene encoding tryptophan synthase subunit beta has translation MKKSHLQKFPDSEGFFGRFGGAYIPDVLKDEFERITKAYMKLRRSHDFLSELRRIRKHYQGRPTPVYHAKRLSEALGGAQIYLKREDLNHMGAHKLNHCMAEALLAKYMGKKKLIAETGAGQHGVALATAAAYFGLECEIHMGEVDIAKEHPNVVRMKILGAEVIPATHGLKTLKEAVDSAFESYVKQIDTALYAIGSVVGPHPFPMMVRDFQSVVGFEAKEQFMEMVGFLPDNVVACVGGGSNAMGIFSGFIDDEVELYAVEPLGKGTKLGEHAATLMYGDEGVIHGFNTIMLKDENGEPAPVHSIASGLDYPGVGPEQAYLKEIGRLNIAAITDEETIDAFFALSQYEGIIPALESAHAVAYAMKLAKEKPNDTILVNLSGRGDKDIDYVVENYGVREIKL, from the coding sequence ATGAAAAAATCACACTTGCAAAAATTCCCGGACAGTGAAGGATTTTTCGGAAGATTCGGAGGTGCGTATATTCCCGATGTTTTAAAAGATGAATTCGAAAGAATTACAAAAGCGTATATGAAACTAAGACGCTCACACGATTTTTTGAGTGAGCTTAGAAGAATCAGAAAACACTACCAGGGGCGCCCTACCCCAGTATATCATGCCAAAAGACTCTCAGAAGCACTCGGAGGAGCTCAGATATACCTCAAAAGAGAAGATCTGAACCACATGGGTGCACACAAATTAAACCACTGTATGGCGGAAGCCCTGCTTGCTAAATATATGGGTAAAAAGAAACTAATAGCCGAAACGGGAGCAGGACAGCACGGTGTGGCGCTTGCAACCGCAGCGGCATATTTCGGACTTGAGTGTGAAATACACATGGGGGAAGTGGATATTGCAAAAGAACACCCGAATGTTGTCAGAATGAAAATATTGGGAGCGGAGGTAATTCCTGCCACTCACGGACTGAAAACACTCAAAGAAGCTGTCGACAGCGCGTTTGAGAGTTATGTAAAACAGATAGATACTGCACTGTACGCAATCGGAAGCGTCGTGGGACCTCATCCGTTTCCTATGATGGTAAGGGATTTCCAAAGTGTAGTCGGATTTGAAGCAAAAGAGCAGTTTATGGAAATGGTTGGATTCCTGCCTGATAACGTTGTGGCGTGTGTAGGAGGCGGAAGCAACGCCATGGGGATTTTCAGCGGCTTTATAGACGATGAAGTTGAGTTATACGCGGTTGAGCCTCTTGGAAAAGGCACCAAACTCGGAGAGCACGCCGCTACACTTATGTACGGTGATGAAGGTGTAATCCACGGATTTAATACTATTATGTTAAAAGATGAAAACGGAGAACCAGCACCGGTACATTCAATCGCAAGTGGACTTGACTACCCGGGAGTTGGACCGGAACAAGCGTATCTTAAAGAAATCGGAAGATTAAACATCGCAGCAATTACAGACGAAGAAACGATTGACGCATTCTTTGCTTTAAGCCAATATGAGGGTATAATTCCGGCGCTTGAAAGCGCACACGCAGTAGCGTATGCCATGAAACTCGCAAAAGAAAAACCAAACGATACTATTTTGGTAAACCTCTCTGGAAGAGGAGACAAAGATATCGACTATGTAGTTGAAAACTACGGGGTTAGAGAAATTAAACTGTAA
- the selA gene encoding L-seryl-tRNA(Sec) selenium transferase: MNLFRQIPKVDKIEKALTHIPKKVLTPIIQKTLNEIREGIKNGKITQINEEDIVKTIEKRSEEILSPSIVNVINATGITVHTNLGRSLIDPEIFDYAKKRSTHYCNLEYDLEKGKRGDRYHHSAKILSHLFGSESALIVNNNAAAVFLILNTFAKDKEAIVSRGELVEIGGSFRVPEVMKASGAKLVEVGTTNKTKIQDYEDAITEDTAMLMKVHKSNYSIEGFSAEASLEEIIELAHKKNVLDYYDLGSAYIPKLPYSLTNYEPPISEIMKLNPSLVSFSGDKLFGSVQAGIILGKKDLIDKLKKNQILRMFRVDKITLSLIEATALAYIKEEYDKIPTLKSIFQTTEALKEKAKKLLSLTPGLKAEIKESHTYVGGGTMPNRKIPTVVVEIKGNAKKWEEDMRKHLVIGRIENEKFVLDMRSVQEDEIEKLAQIINSIITCEVKDA; the protein is encoded by the coding sequence ATGAATCTTTTTAGACAAATCCCCAAAGTAGATAAAATTGAAAAAGCCCTCACACATATCCCCAAAAAAGTTCTAACTCCCATAATCCAAAAGACACTTAACGAAATAAGAGAAGGCATAAAAAACGGAAAAATCACACAAATAAATGAAGAAGATATTGTTAAAACGATTGAAAAAAGATCTGAAGAAATACTTTCCCCTTCAATTGTAAACGTTATAAATGCTACGGGTATTACGGTTCATACGAATCTGGGCAGAAGCCTGATTGATCCGGAAATTTTCGATTACGCAAAGAAACGTTCAACTCATTACTGCAACCTCGAATACGACCTTGAAAAAGGAAAACGGGGCGACAGATACCACCACAGCGCAAAAATATTAAGCCACCTGTTTGGAAGTGAAAGCGCTCTTATTGTAAACAATAACGCCGCAGCCGTGTTTTTGATACTAAACACATTCGCAAAAGATAAAGAAGCGATAGTCTCAAGAGGAGAACTTGTGGAAATCGGAGGCAGTTTCAGGGTACCTGAAGTCATGAAAGCCAGCGGTGCGAAACTTGTGGAAGTCGGAACCACAAACAAAACCAAAATCCAAGACTATGAAGACGCTATTACCGAAGATACCGCAATGCTTATGAAAGTACACAAATCCAACTACTCAATAGAAGGATTCAGCGCCGAAGCGAGCCTTGAAGAAATTATAGAGCTTGCACACAAAAAAAATGTGCTTGATTATTACGATCTGGGAAGCGCATACATTCCTAAACTACCTTACTCTCTTACGAACTACGAACCTCCTATAAGCGAAATTATGAAATTAAACCCGAGCTTAGTGAGTTTTAGCGGTGACAAACTTTTCGGAAGCGTTCAGGCCGGAATAATACTCGGCAAAAAAGATCTAATCGACAAACTCAAAAAAAATCAGATTTTAAGAATGTTCAGGGTTGATAAAATAACGCTATCACTCATCGAAGCCACAGCCCTTGCCTATATCAAAGAAGAGTATGACAAAATCCCGACTCTTAAATCGATTTTTCAGACAACCGAAGCACTTAAAGAAAAAGCAAAAAAACTTCTCTCACTCACACCAGGACTGAAAGCCGAAATAAAAGAATCACACACTTATGTCGGCGGCGGAACCATGCCGAACCGAAAAATTCCGACTGTTGTTGTGGAAATTAAAGGAAATGCCAAAAAATGGGAAGAAGATATGCGTAAACACCTGGTAATCGGAAGAATAGAAAACGAAAAATTCGTACTTGATATGAGAAGCGTCCAGGAAGACGAAATAGAAAAATTAGCCCAAATTATAAATTCAATTATTACATGCGAGGTGAAAGATGCGTAA
- the rpmE gene encoding 50S ribosomal protein L31: MKKGIHPEYVKCQVKCTCGHEFEILSTKESLRVEVCDKCHPFYTGQERNIDRGGKVDKFKKKYGLA; encoded by the coding sequence ATGAAAAAAGGTATCCATCCTGAATACGTAAAATGCCAAGTTAAATGTACATGCGGACATGAATTTGAAATTTTATCAACTAAAGAAAGCTTAAGAGTTGAAGTTTGTGACAAATGTCACCCATTCTACACTGGACAAGAAAGAAACATCGACAGAGGTGGTAAAGTAGATAAATTTAAGAAAAAATACGGTCTTGCTTAA
- the selB gene encoding selenocysteine-specific translation elongation factor: MRNIIIGTAGHVDHGKTSLIEAMTGYNGDELKEEKERGITIDLSFTNMKKGDTNVAFIDVPGHEKLVKNMISGAFGFDASLFAIDANEGVMPQTVEHLEVLNILKVKNIIVALTKCDLADPETIEKRKNEIRDLIAKYKNLHLLEIFETSIYDKQSIEKLKDYLFNLPPRNITHSKFFRYYIDRVFSLKGIGTVVTGTVLSGKVKLKDKIYINETKTLTTVKNLQVHGEDVEVAYTHQRVAINLNINHKELKKGYLLSTKGYLRGFKLIDVFVKPVEGKELFHNMEVLFISGAKRIPGKLLMFNPEDKKGYATVKLEEKAFLVFEDPFVILHNGRVIGGGEVLNPISDPIKKKKKLALLKALNKKDFKTAFEILVQNHKRGFGLLQSYQRFNLTPAEALEIAKQLDNVFIDEENYNIFSMDVKKEIEKVIKDTYEKNRFAFLSPASLKLRLKWASNELIQSVLDEFVKEGYLIKEDNIYKRKDLGEVDVTKSVEHRLYQLLDNSGLTPEAPYNIYEKLNIDRKVGDNAMKKLTTSKKVVRLAHNLFVTDKNINIALKKMREIMEKEGYIDIKKFKEHMPMSRKYIVAYLDYLDQLGDVEKRDNKRYLKN, translated from the coding sequence ATGCGTAATATTATTATAGGTACAGCCGGTCACGTAGACCACGGTAAAACATCCCTTATTGAAGCTATGACGGGATACAACGGAGACGAGCTTAAAGAAGAAAAAGAAAGAGGGATTACGATTGATCTTAGCTTTACAAATATGAAAAAGGGCGATACCAACGTAGCGTTTATAGACGTCCCGGGGCACGAAAAACTTGTTAAAAACATGATCAGCGGAGCTTTCGGGTTTGACGCTTCGCTTTTTGCGATAGATGCGAATGAAGGCGTAATGCCGCAAACCGTAGAGCATCTGGAAGTATTAAACATTCTAAAAGTCAAAAACATTATCGTAGCACTTACCAAATGTGACCTGGCAGACCCTGAAACAATCGAAAAAAGAAAAAATGAAATCAGGGACTTGATAGCAAAATACAAAAACCTGCATCTTCTTGAAATTTTCGAAACGTCGATTTACGACAAACAAAGCATAGAAAAACTAAAAGACTATCTTTTCAACCTGCCGCCGAGAAACATTACCCATTCTAAATTTTTCAGATACTATATCGACAGGGTGTTTTCACTAAAAGGTATCGGTACGGTCGTTACGGGTACGGTTTTAAGCGGTAAGGTGAAACTAAAAGACAAAATTTACATCAACGAAACCAAAACCCTAACAACCGTTAAAAACCTGCAGGTCCACGGTGAAGATGTGGAAGTTGCGTATACCCACCAAAGAGTTGCTATAAATCTGAACATCAACCATAAAGAGCTCAAAAAAGGATACCTGCTCTCAACCAAAGGATACTTAAGAGGTTTCAAACTGATTGACGTATTTGTAAAGCCTGTAGAAGGAAAAGAGCTTTTCCATAATATGGAAGTTTTGTTCATAAGCGGTGCAAAAAGGATTCCCGGTAAACTTTTAATGTTTAATCCCGAAGACAAAAAAGGATACGCAACCGTAAAACTTGAAGAAAAAGCGTTTTTGGTTTTTGAAGATCCGTTTGTAATCCTTCATAACGGACGTGTTATCGGAGGTGGAGAGGTATTAAACCCTATAAGCGATCCTATTAAGAAAAAGAAAAAACTGGCCCTTTTAAAAGCGCTTAACAAAAAAGATTTTAAAACCGCATTTGAAATACTCGTTCAAAACCACAAACGCGGATTCGGACTGCTTCAAAGCTATCAGAGATTCAACCTGACCCCTGCCGAAGCTCTTGAGATCGCAAAACAGCTTGATAACGTATTTATTGATGAGGAAAATTACAATATTTTCTCAATGGATGTTAAAAAAGAGATCGAAAAAGTAATAAAAGACACCTATGAAAAAAACAGATTCGCATTTCTCTCCCCTGCATCCCTTAAACTAAGACTCAAATGGGCAAGTAACGAACTTATACAAAGCGTGCTTGACGAGTTTGTAAAAGAAGGGTATCTGATAAAAGAAGACAACATCTATAAAAGAAAAGACTTAGGAGAAGTGGACGTAACCAAATCGGTAGAACACAGACTCTATCAGCTTCTTGACAATTCGGGACTCACACCGGAAGCGCCGTACAATATATATGAAAAATTAAATATCGACAGAAAAGTCGGCGACAATGCTATGAAAAAACTCACAACATCCAAAAAAGTGGTAAGACTTGCGCATAACCTTTTCGTAACGGATAAAAACATAAACATAGCCCTTAAAAAAATGAGGGAAATTATGGAAAAAGAAGGATATATTGATATTAAAAAATTCAAAGAGCATATGCCTATGAGTAGGAAATACATAGTAGCGTACCTTGACTATTTGGACCAGCTCGGAGACGTGGAAAAAAGAGACAACAAACGATATCTTAAAAATTAA
- a CDS encoding NifB/NifX family molybdenum-iron cluster-binding protein gives MKLAVPSSGEFITSKYCPDFEECKYLIIYDTKTKQYASRKSPSFYSKNPEDLINFLKAVMIKNVISGKDIKDGYFNVFKVVDRDLSVEDVIIKFIEG, from the coding sequence ATGAAACTTGCCGTTCCTTCTTCAGGAGAATTTATAACCTCCAAATACTGCCCGGATTTTGAAGAATGCAAATATCTGATTATTTACGATACGAAAACAAAACAGTACGCATCAAGAAAGTCACCATCTTTTTATTCAAAAAACCCTGAAGATTTGATTAATTTTTTAAAAGCGGTAATGATTAAAAACGTAATTAGCGGTAAAGATATAAAAGACGGTTATTTTAACGTTTTTAAGGTAGTTGATAGAGATTTGAGCGTGGAAGATGTTATAATAAAATTTATTGAAGGCTAA
- the lepA gene encoding translation elongation factor 4 gives MQQDKIRNFSIIAHIDHGKSTLADRLIEFTGGVSEREKEDQLLDSMDIEKERGITIKAQSVRLEYKGHILNLIDTPGHVDFSYEVSKSLKSSEGALLVVDATQGVEAQTLANVYMAVENDLEIIPVINKIDLPSADPERVAEEIEQTIGIDASDAILVSAKTGIGIEELLDAIVERIPAPDGDPEAPPKALIYDSWFDNYLGAVCLVRVFDGSIKKNQEVLVMGTGKKHKVLDLYYPHPIKKLKTDEIKTGEIGVVVMGLKNVADIRVGDTITDAKNPANEPADEFEEAKSFVFAGIYPIDTDKYDDLRDALEKLQLNDASITFEPETSQALGFGFRVGFLGMLHMEVVKERLEREFGIELIATAPSVTYKVKLTDGEEMEISNPSELPPPNKIDKIYEPYVKATILTPNEFVGNLIQFLNEKRGVQTKMDYLSPERVLLEYEIPLNEIVTDFYDKLKTLTKGYASFDYEPIGYREGDLVKMDIRVAGEPVDALSVIVPRDKAERRGRELIKVMKELIPRQLFEVAIQASIGNKIIARETVKALRKDVTAKCYGGDISRKRKLLEKQKKGKKRMKAIGKVNIPQEAFLSVLKID, from the coding sequence ATGCAACAGGATAAAATCAGAAACTTCTCTATAATCGCACATATCGACCACGGGAAGTCGACTCTGGCGGACAGACTTATAGAATTTACGGGCGGTGTAAGCGAGAGGGAAAAGGAAGACCAGCTGCTTGATTCAATGGATATCGAAAAGGAAAGAGGTATTACCATCAAAGCTCAAAGCGTTAGGCTTGAGTATAAAGGGCATATCCTAAACCTTATCGATACACCGGGGCATGTTGACTTTTCTTATGAGGTAAGTAAATCTCTAAAATCGAGTGAGGGTGCGCTTTTGGTTGTGGACGCCACCCAGGGGGTTGAGGCTCAGACACTTGCAAACGTTTATATGGCTGTTGAGAACGACCTTGAAATCATCCCTGTTATTAACAAAATCGACCTTCCAAGTGCCGACCCTGAAAGGGTTGCGGAAGAGATCGAACAGACTATAGGAATAGACGCAAGCGACGCAATCCTGGTGAGTGCGAAAACCGGAATAGGGATTGAAGAGCTGCTTGACGCAATCGTTGAAAGAATTCCGGCGCCTGACGGTGATCCGGAAGCACCGCCGAAAGCGCTTATTTACGACAGCTGGTTTGATAACTATCTTGGGGCGGTATGTCTTGTCAGGGTGTTTGACGGAAGTATCAAAAAAAACCAGGAAGTGCTTGTCATGGGTACGGGTAAAAAACACAAGGTTTTAGATCTTTATTACCCGCATCCTATCAAAAAACTAAAAACAGACGAAATCAAAACCGGTGAAATCGGCGTGGTTGTAATGGGACTTAAAAATGTTGCGGATATCAGGGTGGGTGATACGATTACCGATGCCAAAAATCCCGCAAATGAACCCGCTGATGAGTTTGAAGAAGCTAAAAGTTTCGTATTTGCCGGAATCTATCCGATCGACACCGATAAATACGACGACCTCAGAGACGCGCTTGAAAAACTGCAGCTAAACGACGCGTCCATTACATTTGAGCCTGAAACATCACAGGCTTTGGGATTCGGATTCAGGGTAGGATTTTTGGGCATGCTTCATATGGAGGTTGTAAAAGAAAGGCTTGAAAGAGAATTCGGAATAGAACTCATCGCAACGGCTCCGAGTGTTACGTACAAAGTGAAACTGACAGACGGTGAAGAGATGGAAATCAGCAACCCCTCTGAACTTCCACCGCCTAATAAAATAGATAAAATTTATGAGCCTTATGTAAAAGCTACAATCTTAACACCGAATGAATTTGTAGGAAATTTAATCCAGTTTTTAAACGAAAAAAGAGGTGTTCAGACAAAAATGGATTATCTCTCTCCTGAGAGGGTGCTGCTTGAGTATGAAATTCCTCTGAATGAAATAGTTACCGATTTTTATGACAAACTTAAAACCCTTACGAAAGGTTATGCGAGTTTTGATTACGAGCCTATCGGATACAGAGAGGGTGACCTTGTAAAAATGGATATCAGGGTTGCGGGTGAGCCTGTGGATGCTCTAAGCGTAATTGTACCGAGGGATAAAGCCGAAAGAAGAGGGCGTGAGCTTATAAAAGTTATGAAAGAGCTTATCCCAAGACAGCTTTTTGAAGTCGCAATCCAGGCAAGTATAGGAAATAAAATTATAGCGCGTGAAACGGTAAAAGCGCTTAGAAAAGACGTAACCGCAAAATGTTACGGCGGGGATATAAGCAGAAAAAGAAAACTTCTTGAAAAGCAGAAAAAAGGTAAAAAAAGAATGAAAGCCATCGGAAAGGTTAACATTCCTCAGGAAGCATTTTTAAGCGTCCTTAAAATCGACTAA
- the rsmI gene encoding 16S rRNA (cytidine(1402)-2'-O)-methyltransferase, with the protein MLSLVPTPIGNLEDISQRALEALKNSEIIFCEDTRVTKKLLNLLNIPLNKEFISMHSHNENDVISKLNPEILKTKECVYVSDAGMPGISDPGSRLVQFCQQNNIPYTVIPGANAALTAYVASGFEGEFCFWMFLPHKGKERLDKLNEIINSGKIAILYESPHRIEKLIKELKELIPEREVFLAKELTKMHETYIKAKAKDLVVPNTKGEWVVIIDKGQKNKELKLTYDDVLNLPLPDKEKSKMLAKLSDKSAKEIYKELQQK; encoded by the coding sequence TTGCTAAGTCTCGTTCCGACTCCCATTGGAAATCTTGAAGACATCTCACAAAGAGCCCTTGAGGCTCTTAAAAATTCTGAAATAATCTTCTGCGAAGACACAAGAGTAACCAAAAAACTTCTAAATCTTTTAAACATCCCTTTAAATAAAGAATTTATATCAATGCATTCCCATAACGAAAACGATGTTATTTCCAAACTTAACCCTGAAATTTTGAAAACCAAAGAATGCGTATATGTAAGTGATGCCGGGATGCCTGGAATCAGTGATCCAGGAAGCAGACTCGTACAGTTTTGCCAACAAAACAATATACCTTATACGGTAATTCCGGGAGCAAACGCTGCACTTACCGCATATGTAGCAAGCGGGTTTGAGGGCGAATTTTGTTTTTGGATGTTTTTGCCTCATAAAGGAAAAGAACGCCTTGATAAACTAAATGAAATAATAAATTCAGGTAAAATCGCAATCCTTTACGAATCACCTCACAGAATTGAAAAACTTATAAAAGAATTAAAAGAACTGATACCTGAGAGGGAAGTGTTTTTGGCAAAAGAACTTACAAAAATGCATGAAACCTATATAAAAGCCAAGGCGAAAGACCTGGTAGTTCCGAATACAAAAGGCGAATGGGTTGTAATAATCGATAAGGGTCAAAAAAACAAAGAACTGAAGCTTACATATGATGATGTTTTAAACCTTCCTCTTCCTGATAAAGAAAAATCCAAAATGCTTGCTAAACTTTCAGACAAAAGTGCAAAAGAAATCTACAAAGAACTGCAACAAAAATAA
- a CDS encoding YfdX family protein: protein MKKLLTSVVVAGLLVSGSMAADTKTNNVSKNAVVKAEKKAESTQLIKEAIRAIQYTQDALIYLNNKKNDKAKESLKKAVGELAVVLNSPNAPYLLPVDVQINAYQFVGDVKKIKALTTEAKDLLKENKIPQAREILNTLRSEIVIKTVNLPLATYPAALNLAIKYINEGKIKEAKDVLAMALSTLVEVDNVIPIPLIKAQALVEEASKIVAKDKKQALRYLEEAKHQLVIGEALGYTSTSDTTYKMLKDAISKLESEINKGHKTGSIFSDLIAKLKEFKEKAISVIHK, encoded by the coding sequence ATGAAAAAATTACTCACATCAGTAGTGGTTGCCGGACTCTTGGTTAGCGGTTCTATGGCAGCTGATACTAAAACAAACAACGTTTCAAAAAACGCTGTTGTAAAAGCAGAGAAAAAAGCTGAAAGTACACAGCTTATCAAAGAAGCAATCAGAGCTATTCAATATACTCAGGATGCTTTAATTTATCTAAACAACAAAAAAAATGACAAAGCAAAAGAATCACTTAAAAAAGCTGTAGGTGAGCTTGCAGTTGTTTTAAATTCACCAAATGCACCGTATTTATTGCCGGTAGATGTACAAATTAATGCATATCAATTTGTTGGTGACGTTAAAAAAATTAAAGCATTAACAACTGAAGCAAAAGATCTTTTAAAAGAAAACAAAATTCCTCAGGCAAGAGAAATTTTAAACACATTAAGAAGTGAAATTGTTATCAAAACTGTTAACCTGCCTCTTGCAACTTATCCGGCAGCACTTAACCTTGCGATCAAATACATCAACGAAGGTAAAATCAAAGAAGCAAAAGACGTACTTGCAATGGCGCTTTCAACACTTGTAGAAGTTGATAACGTTATTCCGATTCCGTTGATCAAAGCTCAGGCACTTGTGGAAGAAGCAAGCAAAATCGTTGCAAAAGACAAAAAACAAGCGCTTAGATATCTTGAAGAAGCAAAACATCAGTTAGTTATCGGAGAAGCTTTAGGTTACACAAGTACAAGCGACACAACATACAAAATGTTAAAAGACGCAATCTCAAAACTTGAAAGCGAAATCAACAAAGGTCACAAAACAGGTTCAATCTTCAGTGACTTAATAGCTAAACTTAAAGAATTCAAAGAAAAAGCTATCAGCGTTATTCACAAATAA
- a CDS encoding iron-sulfur cluster assembly protein: MDFFKIIQTIESVQHPAIATSLVNLGILQDIDFEDNTVKATFVWPFANIPIKDQLINSVKAPLENMGLNFEYDERIMDEAEREKFLELEKKYWKGGPAACGA; this comes from the coding sequence ATGGACTTTTTTAAAATCATTCAGACGATCGAAAGCGTACAGCATCCCGCAATCGCAACAAGCCTTGTAAATTTAGGGATACTGCAGGATATCGACTTTGAAGACAATACCGTAAAAGCCACATTCGTATGGCCTTTTGCAAACATTCCTATTAAAGATCAGCTCATTAATTCTGTAAAAGCACCGCTTGAAAACATGGGGCTGAATTTCGAATATGACGAAAGAATTATGGACGAAGCCGAAAGAGAAAAATTTTTAGAACTTGAGAAAAAATACTGGAAAGGCGGTCCCGCTGCTTGCGGGGCTTAA